The sequence AGCCCGTTCTGTTAATTACATTGGAATTCCAGTGCCACAATTTGAAAAAAGCACCGAAATATGCAATTTTATccttttttttgtcatatttccacgagtaaataattatttttatatcgccTTGTACTTTAAGTATTTGCCTGCACCATAGACTAAAAAATCTATATGGATTACTTACAACAAGTCAATTGTTGTGCATATAGATTTACTTCTTTCTgtatattcttatattatttttgtcaattatcatgtaaaatatttaaggacacaatatataaagaaaacagtCACATTTtaagcaaaaaataatttgcacAAAGCAATATCAGCACGCCAATATGGGCTTATAATTTCCAAAAGTAGTTGctgtatctaaaaataattaaatggcTTCAATTTTTGCCAATTCATCTGTGTTGTTtggaataaaatgtattaatatttatatttaatgtagaaCAGCATCGTAAGAGTATAAcgcatatttaaataaagctaTGTGATATTTAGGCTCCCCCTTAAccatgattattattttgaaactatcccttttttataaaaaagaaatcaaatttcaaagttttactaaattatccgtctcttttcatcatagagTAAACGAAGTtggacagaaagagacaaaacagtaaagttaaaaattcacagatcaatttaatttttatgaataaaggagtaaatatttacaagtCTGTCTTTCCTTACCTTCAAATCTAATAATTATGTCGGCTTAGCAAATACAACTATTTGATTTCTTTGTAATTTCAGCTTATAAATGAAAGTTTGCTTACCTCCGTAAAGTAAATTAAGTACGAGTTAAATACTTactgaattaaatttacaaaacaaaattatcttatatacttataaaattgtGGAGACAAGGTCCATATTGTGATGTccattaaattgaattgaattttatcGTTGTATTGTGcgcattaaattattctactataataatatttatacaatattgtgATGTATTCTATTTACAACAGTCGTCTATTttcaactttaaataattaatatgacaaacaaacaaaaaacaagaCATCTATGAAACTCCTACGTAAGTTTACGTGCGAGCAATATAGAATGCTTAAATACTAAAAGTTACAGCTTGTAGAAGTATCATCACTATGCGATAGATGTcgctaaaatatattttttggtgcgtaaaaaatttcaaatgaaCTGTGTTAGTTTCtgaatgatttttaaatacattatagcCGAGTCTAGATGTgtctttaacaaaatattatttttaataaaaatttatacaatatgaAAGTTACAATAATGCTGCGATAGATGTCACTGTAAATTTGTAGCTCTTAACCATACCTTTTTATAAAGATATCGGATATTaagtaattacaaaatatatttaattacttcacaacttcacatttttataatgcAATTTGACGAAAATATGTATCGTCAAACTGCATTTAATTTGAGCAACTCCAAATGatcatagtaattttttttgtgatctAATTGTGATGTATTGGCAAGAAGTAGAATTAACGTAGATTTAGTAGATTAgaagtatattttacaatatttttactataaataacataacgATAATGaacagttataaaatataaaaaaaactaacttattaaagaaatattaaatttagatcTGTCATGTATAAAATAGAGTTTTCTTCTAGTTTTTATGGGTGTGttgacaatttatatatttaaaaaaattgtcttatGCTAATTGCTACCTTTACGTACTGatctacataatataaatgataacaaTGAAGTCAAGGCAATCAAACAACATCTCTTTCTTTTCCAAAGACAATTgctttaattgtctttggttttatcgagaacaattttttttattgtctttggtaTTTTTACTCTGGCTGATTTTACAGTCTAGAGaaaaactttgtttattacaatacTGGATTCAAATTACTTATGAGATTAATAATCGAACCATCACAGAAGAAAATATTGAAGCAGTATGATTCATTTCTTTTTATCGCTGTTcttcttatttttcttataataaataccgTCCAAGCCCTTGCCAAAAGgtgattttgaatttgttgttaaataaaaagatcCTCGGgcactgaaataaaaataaaaattgaatattGCGAAAATAATTTCTTTCATATGAAGTCAACAGataattaacgtattattatttgatggAAGATTGTGAGGACTTAAAAGATCATAGATAATGGATTATCATAATTTGAAGGTTTGTCTATATAACTAatctaatacatataattatggtaattacaatacttattttttttgagaaaaaatatgaaagaacTCAAAAACTAATGCACGGAATTCAATGCGTTTTTCACCAATAtctagaattatatataatttttcaaggtGCCCCACATTTGCCCGTATGTCGCCGGGTGGGGTCGCTAGTACTTAATTCAGTATTCAAGTCCGACCATCCAACACAGTCACAGTACAGTCACAGTACGAGTCTTTCTAATTATACAGTCCAGTACAGAATTAGTTACCTTGTATCACAGTTAGCTCCCATATATATCATTCCTACTTCAGGAGACGCGTTTTCTCTAAACTTGTGATAGGACTCCGCTGGTGACGCAGGAAAGGCTTCGGGATTTCGAACGGACTCAGCGTAAAACCTCCATGATCGCCAATGACTGCACAGGTCTGGAAATACATGACCCTTGGTAATATTGGCTCACATAATATCGGATATGAAGATTgacatatttcaaaattgtgcCTTGAGGtgctttttttaaagaacatgTTGATAGGGTTTAATGGCCTTTAGCCTAGCTGACAGggaaattataattgaaaaaaaattgagataCTTTTTGGAATACGGGcctcaaatcaaaatcaaaatatgatacatttatttatgtaggtaTCTAATGAATGTGAgtaaaaacacaaattttcttaattctCATTTACTGCCATTGCTCATAAGGCGTAGAACGCACGAGataaactggcaataaactctgtAGTAGAAGTGTTGCTTATGGTACAAATAGTGAGAGTATCAGTCATGTTTATTAATCTTATCTTTGTGTCAAttgttaaataacaattttaacttCGCGCCATGTAAATGTCACTCTTACTCCTAATTCAACTTGTCTATGCTTCATATATTATTCTACTCTGTAACATTATAagttacaattattgttttctatattattaatgtaaatgaTATTCCTAGGAGTAAATTGTCttccattatttatagaatCAAGGAATATAATTGGTAATTAAGTACAATGCTGTCATCATGTTCGTAGCTAAACAATGAATATGTATACTTACTATCTTCTGAGAGAGGTACAGGTGCAAATCTCGGGCAGCCAGGTTGTATACTCTTCCCACCATTAGGCCAGAAGTCCACAGATCCTGTCCTCACTGGAGCTCCATACATTCCCGCATCTGTGTGTATTACATCTACGAACTCGGCATCTTTTTCCGCTATATGTTCCATTAAAATCCCGTCGGGGTAAAATCCAGGGAATGCTGGATCTAATGCAGTTAccctaaaattgtattataaatatctttagtattataaaagtttttttcgATCTTacgcatttttttttcatatatacacatattttgATCTATTTTATAGTACATTACGATAAACGATTCATGGTAAGTTTAGGTAACAAAttgcaatatttaataatgaaacgcgaaatacaattttgtgtAATCTGTGGTAGCGTCCTGCGCTGTAGGGCATGCACAGCACTGAGCACACACATGCACATATACTCTTGTGTTTTGGCGCCATTCGTATGTTTTGTGGTACTAAATTACCTAcgtaaaaaattcataatttagATATGTATTTCGATATCTAACATCTTTTGGCTTTTACTACAttgataaatttcaaaatggcgaagatatttacatgtaatttattagcaatataaatattatgataaacgGATATCGTATCGTATTttggaaatattaatttttaaatttacataaccAATACCTTTTAACAGTGTTTCCGTATCTATTTTTCAGCTCTCGTGCAATATAGCCCGCGACATGACTGCCCAGAGAGTGACCGATCAAATGCAGCTTCTCCACCGGTACACCGTCTTCTATTAATTTGTGGACCTGTTCAGCCACTGCTGCTCCTACCTGAAGACAATACAATAGATGAAACATGAGCCAATACGTTGTGTGAATCCAGAGCTCTATTTTAAGCTGGTTTTTCCCTCGCAAAACCGCTATGTGGAAATAGCTTCCCACTggtgtatttccgaaccaattcaactttcGATCttccaagaaaagagcgtaccaaatgaacaggccagcaacgcacttgtgagccttCGGCGGTGTGTGTCcgtgggcggtatcactttacatcaggGGAGCCTCGTGCCCCATTGCCCattgcataaaaaaatgtgtgcgtgtactaggtgtacacacgtaagaagtgaaacttctttatgaccttgtttttcgaaaaatgatctactatatgcaacttaacgaaattggttaaataaagtttaacaaaaggcttttattatcacagacatgaatacaaatacaattatttcattttaccttattactactaagattattacagaatttcattaattgtaatataattattactatcattgttatatatatttttgttattaatggcttcgaatctcttcggacccaccgtggtagggacaagaaaaagatggcgcgtaaccgaaaaacgtgacgatttgctgcaaaatttctcccatacgtcgataaaaaattcattttaacgccgataaagaagtttcacatcaaaaagcaacatggcgcgtaaccgaaaaacgtgacgatttgctccaaaatttctcccatacgtcgataaagaactttcattccaacgccgataaagaagtttgacttcaaaaagagATATACTTTCTGTTTCTATGTTGGCAATTAACACATGTTCCTAT is a genomic window of Pieris napi chromosome 13, ilPieNapi1.2, whole genome shotgun sequence containing:
- the LOC125055467 gene encoding pancreatic lipase-related protein 2-like isoform X2: MFRAVSVGWKKYWWGTGVLPDRTNRIEDIYLRVFNGTTCEEYVDMPLEQAHRVLDVKGFDKDKRTVLYVHGFIETAQQESVQVMVSAHLDARPDTNFILVDWSNMSHGSYLVNAARNTKKVGAAVAEQVHKLIEDGVPVEKLHLIGHSLGSHVAGYIARELKNRYGNTVKRVTALDPAFPGFYPDGILMEHIAEKDAEFVDVIHTDAGMYGAPVRTGSVDFWPNGGKSIQPGCPRFAPVPLSEDNLCSHWRSWRFYAESVRNPEAFPASPAESYHKFRENASPEVGMIYMGANCDTSARGSFYLTTNSKSPFGKGLDGIYYKKNKKNSDKKK
- the LOC125055467 gene encoding pancreatic lipase-related protein 2-like isoform X1, with amino-acid sequence MFCIYILFMFYLCGHGEISGFGDRDITGVLPDRTNRIEDIYLRVFNGTTCEEYVDMPLEQAHRVLDVKGFDKDKRTVLYVHGFIETAQQESVQVMVSAHLDARPDTNFILVDWSNMSHGSYLVNAARNTKKVGAAVAEQVHKLIEDGVPVEKLHLIGHSLGSHVAGYIARELKNRYGNTVKRVTALDPAFPGFYPDGILMEHIAEKDAEFVDVIHTDAGMYGAPVRTGSVDFWPNGGKSIQPGCPRFAPVPLSEDNLCSHWRSWRFYAESVRNPEAFPASPAESYHKFRENASPEVGMIYMGANCDTSARGSFYLTTNSKSPFGKGLDGIYYKKNKKNSDKKK